Proteins encoded in a region of the Halarcobacter mediterraneus genome:
- a CDS encoding GNAT family N-acetyltransferase, translated as MNIQKVTKENYQELINVWEASVRATHKFLSEEKIAELKLLILEQYFDAVDLRCFKDINDKILAFIGVADSKIEMLFVDPDYIGQKIGRKLTKYAIENLGASKVDVNEQNLDAIGFYQRMGFVQSGRSVLDGEGNPFPLIHMKLKKI; from the coding sequence ATGAATATTCAAAAAGTTACAAAAGAAAATTATCAGGAATTAATCAATGTCTGGGAAGCTTCTGTTAGAGCAACACATAAATTTTTATCAGAGGAAAAAATCGCAGAGTTAAAACTTCTGATTTTAGAACAGTATTTTGATGCTGTTGATTTGCGTTGTTTTAAAGATATTAACGATAAGATATTGGCATTTATTGGTGTTGCTGATTCGAAAATTGAAATGTTATTTGTAGATCCAGATTATATCGGTCAAAAAATCGGTCGAAAGTTAACTAAATACGCCATTGAGAATCTTGGCGCATCAAAAGTTGATGTAAACGAACAAAATCTCGATGCAATTGGGTTTTATCAGCGAATGGGATTTGTTCAATCAGGTCGCTCTGTACTTGATGGAGAAGGTAACCCATTTCCTTTAATACACATGAAATTAAAGAAAATATAA
- a CDS encoding DUF6414 family protein encodes MNLYDYLYVDLDKAISLYSQLTGGVVELKETQSEKSITSDNKRNYDFKVFKHDAGGTTQDKDQDKTTIKPHHALLQELEAELLSSGYLLDLDGLDGDKTLKDPELRATLKNALCIKCTGRIVIEDYERMKKIGKDFPDIVKLINRSHADSLKDNPEYQAIEQQIKELENTTGDRNKKSKAKQKAKELREGLDNLVSSSTAVDAVPQWILDGMRTWIDAFLPNITNIRVYPFKDQNDEHIFGHLDSENFTINDPTAFHFTYGSFPTEEFTILGIVTSVPLNEEESFSPLEEFEKDELEDFESVESAFRGMFRGFDGMEAMVRTCRYPRVLVHPILVYRHTSPNKALQRTSR; translated from the coding sequence GTGAATTTATATGACTATTTGTATGTTGATTTAGATAAAGCAATTTCATTGTACAGTCAGCTCACGGGAGGCGTTGTTGAGCTTAAGGAAACTCAATCTGAGAAAAGTATCACCTCAGACAACAAAAGAAATTACGATTTCAAAGTGTTTAAACATGATGCAGGTGGAACCACTCAAGACAAAGATCAAGACAAAACAACAATCAAGCCTCATCATGCACTGCTGCAAGAATTGGAAGCAGAATTATTGTCGTCAGGTTATCTCTTGGACTTAGACGGTCTTGACGGAGACAAAACCCTTAAAGACCCAGAGCTAAGAGCAACATTGAAAAATGCATTATGTATCAAATGCACAGGGCGAATAGTCATTGAAGACTATGAAAGAATGAAGAAAATTGGTAAAGACTTTCCTGATATCGTGAAACTTATCAATAGGAGTCATGCCGATTCATTAAAAGACAATCCTGAGTATCAGGCAATTGAACAGCAGATAAAAGAGCTTGAAAATACGACAGGTGATAGGAATAAGAAATCTAAGGCAAAACAAAAAGCAAAAGAATTAAGAGAAGGACTAGATAATTTAGTTTCCTCATCGACAGCGGTAGATGCTGTACCTCAGTGGATACTGGATGGGATGAGAACATGGATTGATGCTTTCTTGCCCAATATTACTAATATTCGAGTCTATCCCTTCAAAGATCAAAACGATGAGCATATCTTTGGGCATTTAGACTCCGAAAACTTCACAATTAATGACCCAACTGCATTCCATTTCACATACGGGTCCTTTCCAACAGAAGAGTTTACCATACTTGGAATCGTAACTTCAGTACCACTGAATGAGGAGGAAAGCTTCTCCCCGTTGGAAGAATTTGAAAAAGATGAACTAGAAGATTTTGAAAGTGTTGAAAGTGCTTTTCGCGGTATGTTTAGAGGGTTTGACGGTATGGAGGCAATGGTGAGAACTTGTCGATATCCAAGAGTGTTAGTGCATCCAATTTTAGTTTATCGTCACACATCGCCTAACAAAGCATTGCAGCGGACAAGCCGCTGA
- a CDS encoding PIN domain-containing protein, translated as MIYIIDTNILIQYPQILSRIESREMVIPKSVMDELYMFGPKTKMPDIFKFVSSFIDNGIKIIHAPKNPTKNISELDKSNYKLSDSDIDTLYIALEESKTNVPIVVTDDLKFAKVLKKNGVKTITGKVFLDESDNETINEEVKNSANKIVSSQKKQLFISFFLGIFASILGNLIYFYLNIIISTITVWGTLVALPIVGIILFWFRENFRLSYGVFEFFAGIIMSLYVFFPLFNYSTLGPKEGLQILAGLYVMVRGLDNIGKAIIGTRIEPLWEKFF; from the coding sequence ATGATATATATAATTGATACAAATATTTTAATTCAATATCCACAAATTCTTTCTAGAATAGAAAGTAGAGAAATGGTAATACCTAAATCTGTAATGGATGAACTTTATATGTTTGGCCCCAAAACTAAAATGCCAGATATTTTCAAATTTGTATCAAGTTTTATAGATAATGGAATCAAAATTATTCATGCTCCTAAAAATCCCACAAAAAATATATCAGAATTAGATAAATCTAATTATAAATTAAGTGATAGTGATATAGACACTTTATATATAGCACTAGAAGAATCAAAAACTAATGTTCCTATTGTTGTTACTGATGATTTGAAATTTGCAAAAGTTTTAAAAAAGAATGGTGTAAAAACTATCACTGGTAAAGTATTTTTAGATGAGTCTGATAATGAAACAATTAATGAAGAAGTTAAGAATTCTGCAAATAAAATTGTATCATCTCAAAAAAAACAATTATTTATAAGTTTTTTCCTTGGAATTTTTGCGTCAATATTAGGTAATTTAATTTATTTTTATTTAAATATTATCATATCAACAATAACAGTTTGGGGAACATTAGTAGCATTACCTATTGTAGGAATTATACTTTTTTGGTTTAGAGAAAATTTTAGATTATCATATGGAGTATTTGAGTTCTTTGCTGGTATAATTATGTCATTATATGTATTCTTTCCATTATTTAATTATTCCACTTTGGGTCCAAAAGAAGGATTGCAGATATTAGCTGGATTATATGTAATGGTTAGAGGATTAGATAATATTGGCAAAGCTATTATCGGCACTAGAATTGAACCATTATGGGAAAAGTTTTTTTAA
- a CDS encoding antibiotic biosynthesis monooxygenase family protein produces the protein MSNISDTPKPPYYAVIFTSIKIDEDKGYSKMSDKMVELVSQQDGFLGFESAREDLGITVSYWKNEKSIQNWKKNLEHQEAQKQGKEIWYKQYKVRIAKVEKDYEF, from the coding sequence ATGTCAAATATAAGTGATACACCAAAACCACCATATTATGCAGTGATATTTACATCGATAAAAATTGATGAAGACAAAGGATATAGTAAAATGTCCGATAAAATGGTTGAATTAGTATCTCAGCAAGATGGATTTCTTGGATTTGAATCTGCAAGAGAAGATCTAGGAATTACAGTTTCATATTGGAAAAATGAAAAATCAATCCAAAATTGGAAAAAGAATCTAGAACATCAAGAAGCTCAAAAACAGGGTAAGGAAATTTGGTACAAACAATACAAAGTTAGAATCGCAAAAGTTGAAAAAGACTATGAATTTTAA
- a CDS encoding RES family NAD+ phosphorylase translates to MVLCSECFYDEGLKLSAFQMGVENDNLCENCGSKLGRKLDEARLIQLAHRFFVWGTLYRCDYGAAPIVQFNQHQKTSIASSTWIQNDIHLFEKVLKIGFFHYGPRLWMVGEIEPLKELISETNRKNVLERVLNEYPTIDFSKDDLFYRIRINPEKPHVESEYDSPPLEYSGNGRLDSTDFSILYGSQDLQVCIHECRVSAEDEIFVATFQPTRTLKLLDLTAILKEDCTEFESLDMAVHMLFLAGKHSYEISRDLSRLAKENGYDGIAYPSYFSLLRSGGMPFETTYGLSHRLIPQLHEYEKSKIIQNLALFGKPLKESKISVKCINRLVLHTVEYGVHFGPVEY, encoded by the coding sequence GTGGTTTTATGCTCTGAATGTTTTTATGATGAAGGTCTAAAGTTAAGTGCTTTTCAAATGGGTGTAGAAAATGACAACCTTTGTGAAAACTGTGGAAGTAAACTAGGACGGAAGCTTGATGAAGCACGTTTAATTCAATTAGCCCATCGTTTCTTTGTTTGGGGAACACTTTATAGATGTGATTATGGAGCGGCTCCAATTGTTCAATTTAATCAGCATCAAAAAACAAGTATAGCTTCATCAACTTGGATTCAGAACGATATTCATCTTTTTGAAAAAGTATTAAAAATAGGTTTTTTTCATTACGGTCCAAGATTATGGATGGTTGGTGAAATCGAACCACTCAAAGAATTGATTAGTGAAACAAATCGAAAAAATGTATTAGAGAGAGTATTAAATGAATACCCTACAATTGATTTTTCAAAAGATGACCTTTTTTATCGTATACGAATTAACCCCGAAAAACCTCATGTTGAATCTGAATATGATAGCCCTCCACTAGAATATTCAGGCAATGGTCGTTTAGATTCTACTGATTTTTCAATTCTTTATGGTTCTCAGGATTTACAAGTTTGTATTCACGAGTGTCGAGTGAGTGCAGAGGACGAAATTTTTGTAGCAACTTTTCAACCAACCAGAACATTAAAACTTCTTGATCTTACTGCAATACTCAAAGAAGATTGTACTGAATTTGAAAGTTTGGATATGGCTGTACATATGCTTTTTTTAGCCGGTAAACACTCTTATGAAATATCAAGAGACCTTAGTAGGTTGGCAAAGGAGAATGGATATGATGGAATTGCTTATCCATCATATTTTAGTTTACTTCGTTCAGGAGGGATGCCATTTGAAACAACGTATGGTCTGTCACATAGGTTAATTCCTCAATTACATGAGTATGAAAAAAGTAAAATAATTCAAAACCTTGCATTATTTGGAAAGCCTCTTAAGGAATCAAAAATAAGTGTTAAATGTATAAATAGATTAGTTTTACATACTGTTGAGTACGGAGTACATTTTGGACCAGTGGAATATTAA